The following coding sequences are from one Eucalyptus grandis isolate ANBG69807.140 chromosome 11, ASM1654582v1, whole genome shotgun sequence window:
- the LOC104424750 gene encoding protein usf, producing the protein MLAAALSSSSSRIFSRTIAKSSAASSSSSFFSPRAAPRHAIRSMADSSSAAAAAAGSAPFTKVRIQREDTAFDAYVVGKDDAPGIVVLQEWWGVDFEIKNHALKISQMDPGFKALIPDLYRGKVGLDVAEAQHLMEGLDWAGAVKDIRASVNWLKANGSTKVGVTGFCMGGALSIASSVLVPEVDSVVAFYGVPSPELADPAKAKAPVQAHFGELDNFVGFSDVTAAKALEEKLKASGIPYEVHIYPGNGHAFMNRSPDGVKRRKNMGLEDDNEATAELAWSRFKTWMSRYLHP; encoded by the exons ATGCTGGCAGCTGCACTGTCGTCGTCATCCTCCAGAATCTTCTCGAGAACCATCGCGAAGTCCTCCGccgcttcctcctcctcctccttcttctccccGCGCGCCGCTCCCCGCCACGCGATCCGCTCGATGGCCgactcctcctccgccgccgccgccgccgccggttcGGCTCCTTTCACCAAAGTCCGCATCCAGAGAGAAGACACC GCCTTTGATGCATATGTGGTTGGAAAAGACGATGCCCCCGGGATCGTGGTGTTGCAGGAGTGGTGGGGTGTGGATTTTGAGATCAAGAACCATGCtctgaaaatttctcaaatGGATCCTGGGTTTAAGGCTCTCATCCCAGA TCTTTATCGAGGAAAGGTTGGTCTTGATGTTGCAGAAGCACAGCATCTAATGGAGGGCCTTGACTGGGCGGGTGCTGTAAAGGATATCCGTGCCTCAGTTAACTGGCTTAAGGCTAATGGATCTACTAAG GTTGGTGTGACTGGTTTCTGCATGGGAGGTGCTCTTTCCATTGCAAGTTCTGTTCTGGTCCCTGAGGTTGATAGTGTGGTTGCCTTCTATGGTGTGCCTTCTCCTGAGCTCGCTGATCCCGCTAAGGCTAAGGCTCCTGTGCAGGCTCATTTTGGGGAGCTTGATAATTTTGTTGGCTTTTCAGATGTGACG GCTGCCAAGGCTTTAGAGGAGAAGCTGAAAGCTTCTGGCATCCCCTACGAGGTACACATTTATCCAGGCAACGGGCATGCTTTTATGAACAGGTCTCCCGATGGCGTCAAGCGGAGGAAGAATATGGGATTGGAGGATGATAATGAAGCCACAGCCGAGCTCGCATGGTCTCGCTTCAAGACATGGATGTCCCGCTACCTGCATCCGTAG